The Streptomyces cynarae genome contains a region encoding:
- a CDS encoding MbtH family protein, translating into MDENTRYQVLRNDEEQYSLWPADLEVPAGWQPVGKEGTEAECSAYVDEVWTDMRPRSLRERMENAGA; encoded by the coding sequence ATGGACGAGAACACCCGATACCAGGTGCTGCGCAACGACGAGGAGCAGTACTCCCTCTGGCCGGCCGATCTCGAGGTGCCCGCGGGCTGGCAGCCCGTCGGCAAGGAGGGCACCGAGGCCGAGTGCTCCGCCTACGTGGACGAGGTCTGGACCGACATGCGCCCGCGGAGCCTGCGTGAGCGCATGGAGAACGCCGGAGCCTGA
- a CDS encoding GNAT family N-acetyltransferase: protein MTPVLHTERLEFRPYRAEDEDVFVALLGNEEVCRWMGQDRVPEPEIRALFRAILTDVYPQHRFDVWGLWLDGTYVGHAEVKKTGNVAGHELVTALAPEHWGRGLGGEVVRGLLRHAADGLGLTEAYGMVGADNSASLAMCRRLGFRHLRDVVADDGSVTKMLVIPTRPAEGVPTADATARTETAPAAPVGGSASAGDPA from the coding sequence ATGACCCCCGTACTGCACACCGAACGCCTGGAGTTCCGCCCCTACCGAGCGGAGGACGAGGACGTCTTCGTCGCTCTGCTGGGCAATGAGGAGGTGTGCCGCTGGATGGGCCAGGACCGCGTACCCGAACCCGAGATCCGCGCGCTGTTCCGCGCCATCCTCACCGACGTCTACCCGCAGCACCGTTTCGACGTGTGGGGCCTGTGGCTCGACGGCACGTACGTCGGCCACGCCGAGGTGAAGAAGACCGGCAACGTCGCCGGCCACGAGCTGGTCACGGCCCTCGCCCCCGAGCACTGGGGGCGAGGGCTGGGCGGTGAGGTGGTGCGCGGCCTGCTCCGCCACGCCGCCGACGGCCTTGGCCTGACGGAGGCCTACGGCATGGTGGGCGCCGACAACTCCGCCAGCCTCGCCATGTGCCGCCGCCTGGGATTCCGCCACCTCCGGGACGTCGTCGCCGACGACGGCTCCGTGACGAAGATGCTGGTCATCCCGACAAGACCCGCCGAGGGTGTTCCCACGGCGGATGCGACCGCCCGGACGGAAACGGCGCCGGCGGCGCCCGTGGGGGGCTCGGCGTCGGCCGGGGACCCGGCGTGA
- a CDS encoding MFS transporter has translation MVLAVVAVGAAATAVFSTAEHAAVRSLVRTDQIATAVARNEARTYGVSLAGPPLGGLLFGIGRALPFLGNALSFLMSLMAVLCIRRPLQQPRHEPAQTVGASAAQGFRFLLRQPFLRSLLLIAVPLNMAFTGMIFAMTLSLRRSGVSPFVVGLAGTIFALGGFLGAFAAPLLQRRLRLPVLIPLLCWVTAVLMTAGALLAGTVLAAVPLAAAVFLGPSANAALFGHQAAVTPDHLQGRVVSVLLLAAGSAAAPAPALAGALLAHAPASRAMLVFPMLVTAAALAATFSRGLRTMSETKTTSP, from the coding sequence CTGGTCCTCGCGGTGGTGGCCGTCGGCGCCGCCGCCACGGCCGTCTTCAGCACCGCGGAGCACGCTGCCGTGCGCAGCCTGGTGCGCACCGACCAGATCGCCACCGCCGTCGCCCGTAACGAGGCACGTACCTACGGGGTCTCGCTGGCCGGGCCGCCGCTGGGCGGCCTGCTGTTCGGCATCGGCCGGGCCCTGCCGTTCCTCGGCAACGCGCTGAGTTTCCTGATGTCGCTGATGGCCGTGCTGTGCATCCGCCGGCCTCTGCAACAGCCCCGGCACGAGCCGGCCCAGACGGTGGGCGCGTCCGCCGCCCAGGGGTTCCGCTTCCTGCTGCGCCAACCGTTCCTGCGGTCCCTGCTGCTGATCGCCGTCCCGCTCAACATGGCCTTCACCGGCATGATCTTCGCGATGACGCTGTCGCTCCGTCGCTCCGGCGTGTCACCGTTCGTGGTCGGCCTCGCCGGCACGATCTTCGCGTTGGGCGGTTTCCTCGGCGCCTTCGCCGCCCCGCTCCTGCAGCGGCGGCTGCGCCTGCCCGTGCTGATCCCGCTGCTCTGCTGGGTGACCGCGGTACTGATGACGGCCGGCGCGCTGCTGGCCGGTACCGTCCTGGCCGCCGTGCCGCTGGCCGCCGCGGTGTTCCTCGGGCCGAGCGCGAACGCCGCCCTCTTCGGCCACCAGGCCGCCGTCACCCCGGACCATCTGCAAGGGCGCGTGGTCAGCGTGTTGCTCCTGGCAGCGGGTTCGGCGGCCGCCCCGGCTCCCGCCCTGGCCGGAGCACTGCTGGCGCACGCACCCGCCAGCCGCGCCATGCTGGTCTTCCCCATGCTCGTCACGGCCGCCGCGCTGGCGGCCACCTTCAGCAGGGGCCTCCGCACGATGTCCGAGACGAAGACGACGTCCCCATAG